A genomic region of Manihot esculenta cultivar AM560-2 chromosome 15, M.esculenta_v8, whole genome shotgun sequence contains the following coding sequences:
- the LOC110602477 gene encoding 3-ketoacyl-CoA synthase 20, translating to MAEESRRNPKPESVSVEDQAEIKRNNLPNFLLSVRLKYVKLGYHYLISNAMYLLLIPLLGIASAHLSTLTIQDLVQLWNHLKFNFISVILGSGLVVLLATLYFMSRPRKIYLLDFACYKPEEARICTRETFMDRSALAGSFTEENLGFQKKILERSGLGQKTYLPEAVLRVPPNPCMAEARKEAETVMFSAIDQLLAKTGVKAKDIGILIVNCSLFNPTPSLSAMIVNRYKLRGNVISYNLGGMGCSAGLISIDLAQQLLQVHPNSYALVVSMENITLNWYFGNDRSMLVSNCLFRMGGAAILLSNRSSDGRRSKYQLIHTVRTHKGADDKCYNCVFQKEDESDRSRIGVSLSKDLMAVAGEALKTNITTLGPLVLPMSEQILFFATLVGRKVFKMKIKPYIPDFKLAFEHFCIHAGGRAVLDELEKNLDLTDWHMEPSRMTLYRFGNTSSSSLWYELAYSEAKGRIRKGDRTWQIAFGSGFKCNSAVWRALKTINPATEKNPWMDEIDEFPVHVPKVVSIAS from the exons ATGGCAGAGGAAAGTAGACGAAACCCGAAACCTGAATCGGTTTCGGTGGAAGATCAGGctgaaataaagagaaataatcTGCCAAACTTTCTGTTATCAGTTAGACTCAAATATGTGAAACTAGGTTATCACTATTTAATCTCCAATGCCATGTATCTATTGCTGATTCCACTCCTCGGCATTGCCTCCGCTCATCTTTCGACTCTTACCATCCAAGATTTAGTTCAGCTGTGGAACCACCTAAAGTTCAATTTTATCTCAGTCATTCTGGGTTCTGGACTAGTGGTTCTCTTGGCTACTCTTTACTTCATGAGCCGCccaagaaaaatatatttgttgGACTTTGCATGTTACAAACCAGAGGAAGCTCGCATATGCACCAGAGAAACTTTCATGGATAGGTCAGCATTGGCTGGGAGCTTCACCGAAGAGAACTTGGGCTTTCAAAAGAAGATCCTTGAGAGGTCTGGGTTGGGACAAAAGACTTACTTGCCTGAAGCTGTGTTGCGGGTTCCGCCAAACCCATGTATGGCGGAGGCAAGGAAGGAAGCAGAGACTGTGATGTTCAGCGCAATCGATCAACTCTTGGCCAAAACTGGTGTTAAAGCCAAAGATATAGGGATCCTTATTGTGAACTGTAGTTTGTTTAATCCGACGCCGTCTCTATCTGCCATGATAGTAAATCGCTACAAGCTCAGAGGGAATGTAATAAGCTATAACCTCGGGGGTATGGGCTGCAGTGCTGGGCTTATTTCCATCGATCTTGCCCAACAGCTCTTACAG GTTCATCCCAATTCCTATGCTCTAGTTGTCAGTATGGAGAACATCACCCTCAATTGGTACTTTGGCAATGACCGATCAATGCTTGTCTCCAACTGCCTCTTTCGTATGGGCGGCGCTGCCATTCTTCTTTCTAACCGATCATCTGATGGGCGCCGCTCTAAATATCAACTCATCCACACCGTTCGTACTCACAAGGGTGCTGATGATAAATGTTACAATTGTGTATTTCAGAAAGAGGATGAAAGTGATCGCAGCAGAATTGGTGTTTCACTTTCTAAAGACCTAATGGCTGTTGCTGGAGAAGCTCTTAAAACCAATATCACAACTCTAGGGCCATTAGTCCTTCCAATGTCTGAGCAAATCCTTTTTTTCGCAACTTTAGTAGGAAGAAAGGTCTTCAAAATGAAGATAAAACCGTACATTCCAGATTTCAAGTTGGCATTTGAGCACTTCTGCATCCATGCAGGAGGAAGAGCTGTTTTAGATGAGTTAGAGAAAAATTTGGATCTCACTGATTGGCACATGGAGCCTTCAAGGATGACTCTTTATAGATTTGGTAACACATCAAGCAGTTCTTTATGGTATGAACTGGCTTATTCTGAAGCAAAGGGGAGAATCAGGAAAGGTGATAGGACATGGCAGATTGCATTTGGTTCAGGATTCAAGTGTAACAGTGCTGTGTGGCGTGCGTTGAAGACGATCAATCCAGCCACAGAAAAGAACCCTTGGATGGATGAAATTGATGAATTTCCTGTTCATGTGCCTAAGGTGGTGTCTATTGCTTCTTGA